A section of the Agrococcus sp. SGAir0287 genome encodes:
- a CDS encoding vWA domain-containing protein has product MDVGLLLWWWMLPLLLVVGGAVGVLAIVRRRRAERGKPVAHMDRLTALPRYRAAFARYRAWTALGLVLLVLAGIGTAFVAARPAAVNANQNDDYKRDILLCLDVSGSMVDVDAEILGVFQQIATGLDGERIGMRIFDASSVMAFPLTSDYDYIIEQLGRYQRALEGSLGPDEQFNYAAGTSNGNGASLVGDGLASCALDFASTDDTDRPRSIILATDNMVNGQQIFSLEQAGQLAIDNDVRVYAINPFDFGGDPVSAQLQNVAETTGGAYFALDFADTVSSIVERVNAIEAGYIETPPEVQIVDRPGPLLPILMMLVVGICIVAWRVRL; this is encoded by the coding sequence GTGGATGTAGGGCTGCTGCTGTGGTGGTGGATGCTGCCGCTGCTGCTCGTCGTCGGCGGCGCCGTCGGCGTCCTCGCCATCGTGCGCAGGCGGCGCGCCGAGCGCGGCAAGCCCGTCGCGCACATGGATCGCCTCACGGCGCTGCCGCGCTACCGGGCGGCGTTCGCGCGGTATCGGGCCTGGACGGCGCTCGGCCTCGTGCTGCTCGTGCTCGCGGGCATCGGCACGGCCTTCGTCGCGGCGCGCCCCGCGGCGGTGAACGCGAACCAGAACGACGACTACAAGCGCGACATCCTGCTGTGCCTCGACGTGTCGGGCTCGATGGTCGACGTCGACGCCGAGATCCTCGGCGTCTTCCAGCAGATCGCGACGGGGCTCGACGGCGAGCGCATCGGCATGCGCATCTTCGACGCGTCGAGCGTCATGGCCTTCCCGCTCACGAGCGACTACGACTACATCATCGAGCAGCTCGGTCGGTACCAGCGGGCGCTCGAGGGCAGCCTCGGCCCGGACGAGCAGTTCAACTACGCCGCCGGAACCTCGAACGGCAACGGCGCCTCCCTCGTCGGCGACGGCCTCGCCTCGTGCGCGCTCGACTTCGCGAGCACGGACGACACCGATCGGCCGCGCTCGATCATCCTCGCGACCGACAACATGGTGAACGGCCAGCAGATCTTCTCCCTCGAGCAGGCGGGGCAGCTCGCGATCGACAACGACGTGCGCGTCTACGCGATCAACCCGTTCGACTTCGGTGGCGATCCCGTCTCCGCCCAGCTGCAGAACGTCGCGGAGACGACCGGCGGCGCGTACTTCGCGCTCGACTTCGCCGACACGGTCTCGAGCATCGTCGAGCGGGTGAACGCGATCGAGGCGGGCTACATCGAGACGCCGCCCGAGGTGCAGATCGTCGACCGCCCGGGGCCGCTGCTGCCCATCCTCATGATGCTCGTCGTCGGCATCTGCATCGTGGCGTGGAGGGTGCGACTGTGA
- a CDS encoding DUF58 domain-containing protein, with protein MQRRLQKVKTKMAIHAHRRTFELLDGNYQSIHHGRSHDFDDLREYAPGDEVKDIDWKATARSTTPLVKRYIASRQHNVVVVVDTGRNMAATAESGESKEDVAIQTIGILSYLAIKHGDRVAMYAGNAEHTGFTPEGGSEAHLERMLRMLDEQISLDAPDSDLQHVLEQVARSVRRRALVVIVADDLAYTRELDQVLGRLHVRHEVLWISIGDADLMARDARAPAIFGVAHDAPLPDYVRRDKALMRAFDEGIERRRRTLQQELLSLGIAAERIPSSDEVIPALFRLLERHRRVRR; from the coding sequence ATGCAGCGCAGGCTCCAGAAGGTGAAGACGAAGATGGCGATCCACGCCCATCGGCGCACCTTCGAGCTGCTCGACGGCAACTACCAGTCGATCCATCACGGCCGCAGCCACGACTTCGACGATCTGCGCGAGTACGCGCCGGGCGACGAGGTGAAGGACATCGACTGGAAGGCGACGGCCCGCTCGACGACGCCGCTCGTCAAGCGGTACATCGCGTCGCGGCAGCACAACGTCGTCGTGGTCGTCGACACGGGTCGGAACATGGCGGCGACGGCCGAGAGCGGGGAGTCGAAGGAGGACGTCGCGATCCAGACGATCGGCATCCTCTCGTACCTCGCGATCAAGCACGGGGATCGCGTCGCGATGTACGCCGGGAACGCCGAGCACACGGGCTTCACGCCCGAGGGGGGCTCGGAGGCGCACCTCGAGCGGATGCTGCGGATGCTCGACGAGCAGATCTCCCTCGACGCGCCGGACAGCGACCTGCAGCACGTGCTCGAGCAGGTGGCGCGCAGCGTGCGTCGCCGTGCGCTCGTCGTCATCGTCGCCGACGACCTCGCGTACACGCGCGAGCTCGACCAGGTGCTCGGCAGGCTGCACGTGCGTCACGAGGTGCTGTGGATCTCGATCGGCGACGCGGACCTCATGGCGCGCGACGCGAGGGCTCCGGCCATCTTCGGCGTCGCGCACGACGCACCCCTGCCCGACTACGTGCGGCGCGACAAGGCGCTCATGCGCGCGTTCGACGAGGGCATCGAGCGCCGTCGCCGCACGCTGCAGCAGGAGCTGCTCTCGCTCGGCATCGCCGCCGAGCGCATCCCGTCGTCCGACGAGGTCATCCCCGCGCTCTTCCGACTGCTCGAGAGGCACCGTCGTGTCCGCCGTTGA
- a CDS encoding AAA family ATPase, whose protein sequence is MNAVPGRAPITKDELARGGQVIRAVQQSFASKVVGQADLLQSLLVAVLANGHVLMESVPGLAKTTAAATLARAVDATFHRIQCTPDLLPSDIVGTQIYDQHEGTFRTQLGPVHANFVLLDEINRSSAKTQSAMLEAMQERQTSIGGESHPLPRPFLVLATQNPIEQEGTYTLPEAQLDRFLLKEILTYPSPTEEAEIVRRIESGVFETDASPVASVQDVQFLQELTKRVYVDQAITNYVVQLMYVTRHAKDYIGAQLAGYIEYGASPRGSIAFTQATRALALVRGRDYVIPEDVKTLRHSILRHRIILGYEAEADGVTSEQIVDAIFDAVRTP, encoded by the coding sequence GTGAACGCTGTGCCGGGCCGCGCGCCCATCACGAAGGACGAGCTCGCACGCGGCGGGCAGGTGATCCGGGCGGTCCAGCAGTCGTTCGCGTCGAAGGTCGTCGGCCAGGCCGACCTCCTGCAGTCGCTGCTCGTGGCGGTGCTCGCGAACGGCCACGTGCTCATGGAGTCGGTGCCGGGTCTGGCGAAGACGACGGCGGCGGCGACGCTCGCGCGCGCGGTCGACGCGACGTTCCACCGCATCCAGTGCACCCCCGACCTCCTGCCCTCGGACATCGTCGGCACGCAGATCTACGACCAGCACGAGGGCACGTTCCGCACGCAGCTCGGCCCCGTGCACGCGAACTTCGTGCTGCTCGACGAGATCAACCGCTCGAGCGCGAAGACGCAGTCGGCGATGCTCGAGGCGATGCAGGAGCGGCAGACGTCGATCGGCGGCGAGTCGCACCCGCTGCCGCGCCCGTTCCTCGTGCTCGCGACGCAGAACCCCATCGAGCAGGAGGGCACGTACACGCTGCCCGAGGCGCAGCTCGACCGCTTCCTGCTCAAGGAGATCCTCACCTACCCGTCGCCGACGGAGGAGGCGGAGATCGTGCGCCGCATCGAGTCGGGCGTGTTCGAGACGGATGCCTCGCCCGTCGCGTCGGTGCAGGACGTGCAGTTCCTGCAGGAGCTCACGAAGCGCGTCTACGTCGACCAGGCGATCACGAACTACGTCGTGCAGCTCATGTACGTCACGCGCCACGCGAAGGACTACATCGGCGCGCAGCTCGCCGGCTACATCGAGTACGGCGCGAGTCCCCGCGGCTCGATCGCGTTCACGCAGGCGACGCGCGCGCTCGCGCTCGTGCGAGGCCGCGACTACGTCATCCCCGAGGACGTCAAGACGCTGCGCCACTCGATCCTGCGCCACCGCATCATCCTCGGCTACGAGGCGGAGGCGGACGGCGTGACGAGCGAGCAGATCGTCGACGCCATCTTCGACGCCGTGCGCACGCCGTAG
- a CDS encoding MFS transporter — translation MPGIRVLQHPAQRRTLVVLSIGQALGGVGNGVALGVGSLLVEQVTGDPAFAGLAATLLTLGGAILAVPLARLAARRGRRAALTTGALVGLTGTSTIVVGGTIDAWPIALAGFLLLGAAAAVNLQSRFAATDLSVRSHRGRDLSLVVWMTTIGVVVGPQLVPPGDALGLALGLPHLVGAYVIVGVMQALTALALAVGLRPDPLLAAQAMRGDEPGAASATTPAHARLVDHPRALLAIVVVASAHATMVGIMALTPVHLEHAGHSLAGIAITMSAHTAGMYALSPVFGILADRVGRLQTVLLGQALLVGSIVVNVVLSDDLAPLSLALLGLGWSAATIAGSTLVSEASPDRVRPRIQGRSDLVQGLTGAAAGAVAGPILGLAGYAGLSLAMAAFVVVGCVAAIAAARPARADAPDARADADAPDAPPRSAAVQAPPSGTLRDGTTVDDAPRRPLEDHP, via the coding sequence GTGCCCGGCATCCGCGTCCTCCAGCACCCCGCGCAGCGCCGCACCCTCGTGGTGCTCTCGATCGGGCAGGCGCTCGGCGGCGTCGGCAACGGCGTCGCGCTGGGCGTCGGCAGCCTGCTCGTCGAGCAGGTGACGGGCGATCCGGCGTTCGCGGGCCTCGCCGCGACGCTGCTGACGCTCGGCGGCGCGATCCTCGCCGTGCCGCTCGCGCGCCTCGCCGCCCGGCGCGGTCGTCGCGCGGCCCTCACGACGGGTGCGCTCGTCGGTCTCACGGGCACGTCGACGATCGTCGTCGGCGGCACGATCGACGCGTGGCCGATCGCGCTCGCGGGCTTCCTGCTGCTGGGCGCCGCCGCTGCCGTGAACCTGCAGTCGCGCTTCGCGGCGACCGACCTCTCGGTGCGCTCGCACCGCGGCCGCGACCTGTCGCTCGTCGTGTGGATGACGACGATCGGCGTCGTCGTCGGCCCGCAGCTCGTGCCGCCCGGCGACGCGCTCGGCCTCGCGCTCGGCCTGCCGCACCTCGTGGGCGCCTACGTCATCGTCGGCGTCATGCAGGCGCTCACGGCGCTCGCGCTCGCCGTCGGCCTGCGTCCGGATCCGCTGCTCGCGGCGCAGGCGATGCGCGGCGACGAGCCCGGCGCCGCCTCGGCGACGACGCCGGCCCACGCGCGGCTCGTCGACCATCCGCGCGCGCTGCTCGCGATCGTCGTCGTGGCGAGCGCGCACGCGACGATGGTCGGCATCATGGCGCTCACGCCCGTGCACCTCGAGCACGCCGGCCACTCGCTCGCGGGCATCGCCATCACGATGAGCGCCCACACGGCGGGCATGTACGCGCTCTCGCCCGTCTTCGGCATCCTCGCCGACCGCGTCGGCAGGCTGCAGACCGTGCTGCTCGGGCAGGCGCTGCTCGTCGGATCGATCGTCGTGAACGTCGTCCTGTCGGACGACCTCGCGCCGCTGTCGCTCGCGCTGCTCGGCCTCGGCTGGAGCGCAGCGACCATCGCGGGCTCGACCCTCGTGAGCGAGGCGTCGCCCGACCGCGTCCGCCCGCGCATCCAGGGTCGATCGGACCTCGTGCAGGGCCTCACGGGCGCCGCGGCCGGCGCGGTGGCCGGGCCGATCCTCGGCCTCGCGGGGTACGCGGGGCTCTCGCTCGCGATGGCCGCGTTCGTCGTCGTCGGATGCGTCGCCGCGATCGCGGCGGCACGCCCGGCGCGCGCCGACGCACCGGATGCGCGCGCCGACGCCGACGCGCCCGACGCGCCGCCGAGGTCAGCCGCCGTGCAGGCGCCACCCAGCGGGACGCTGCGCGATGGCACTACCGTCGATGACGCACCACGCCGACCCCTGGAGGACCATCCGTGA
- the ispG gene encoding flavodoxin-dependent (E)-4-hydroxy-3-methylbut-2-enyl-diphosphate synthase, whose product MAAINLGTPEVRTLAPRRRTRQIRVGSVLVGGDAPVSVQSMTTTRTTDVDGTLQQIAELTATGCDIVRVAVPTQEDADVLHVIAAKSQIPVIADIHFQPRYVFAAIDAGCAAVRVNPGNIRRFDDQVGEIARRAAAAGVSLRIGVNAGSLEPSLLAKHGRATPEALVESAVWEASLFEEHDFHDFKISVKHNDPVTMVQAYRLLAQAGDWPLHLGVTEAGPAFQGTIKSATAFGILLAEGIGDTIRVSLSAPPAEEVKVGLQILQSLGLRERRLEIVSCPSCGRAQVDVYTLADEVTEGLKDVTVPLRVAVMGCVVNGPGEAREADLGVASGNGKGQIFVKGEVVRTVPESEIVATLIEEARRIAAEQPDLPSGSPTVVAS is encoded by the coding sequence ATGGCCGCCATCAACCTCGGCACGCCGGAGGTGCGCACGCTCGCGCCCCGCCGCCGCACCCGGCAGATCCGCGTCGGCAGCGTCCTCGTCGGTGGCGACGCGCCCGTGTCGGTGCAGTCGATGACGACCACGCGCACGACCGACGTCGACGGCACGCTGCAGCAGATCGCGGAGCTCACGGCGACGGGCTGCGACATCGTGCGCGTCGCGGTGCCGACGCAGGAGGACGCCGACGTCCTCCACGTCATCGCGGCGAAGAGCCAGATCCCGGTCATCGCCGACATCCACTTCCAGCCGAGGTACGTCTTCGCCGCCATCGACGCCGGATGCGCCGCCGTGCGCGTGAATCCCGGCAACATCCGCAGGTTCGACGACCAGGTCGGCGAGATCGCCAGGCGTGCGGCGGCGGCGGGAGTGAGCCTGCGCATCGGCGTCAACGCGGGCAGCCTCGAGCCGAGCCTGCTCGCCAAGCACGGCAGGGCGACGCCCGAGGCGCTCGTCGAGTCGGCGGTGTGGGAGGCGAGCCTGTTCGAGGAGCACGACTTCCACGACTTCAAGATCTCGGTGAAGCACAACGACCCCGTGACGATGGTGCAGGCGTATCGGCTGCTCGCGCAGGCGGGCGACTGGCCGCTGCACCTGGGCGTCACGGAGGCCGGCCCCGCCTTCCAGGGCACGATCAAGTCGGCGACGGCGTTCGGCATCCTGCTCGCCGAGGGCATCGGCGACACCATCCGCGTCTCGCTGTCGGCGCCGCCGGCCGAGGAGGTCAAGGTCGGCCTGCAGATCCTGCAGTCGCTCGGCCTGCGCGAGCGCCGCCTCGAGATCGTCTCGTGCCCGTCGTGCGGCCGTGCGCAGGTCGACGTCTACACGCTCGCCGACGAGGTCACCGAGGGCCTCAAGGACGTGACGGTGCCGCTGCGCGTCGCGGTTATGGGATGCGTCGTGAACGGCCCGGGGGAGGCGCGCGAGGCCGACCTCGGCGTCGCGAGCGGCAACGGCAAGGGGCAGATCTTCGTGAAGGGCGAGGTCGTGAGGACGGTGCCGGAGTCCGAGATCGTCGCGACCCTCATCGAGGAGGCGCGCCGCATCGCCGCCGAGCAGCCCGACCTGCCGTCGGGGTCGCCGACGGTCGTCGCCTCCTGA
- a CDS encoding endonuclease domain-containing protein translates to MHEPFSVRSGYDRGLTRGSMRGPAFSTPVRGTRIAASLAIDHGVLVTALLELARTDQFLSHVTAAAIHGIPLPARLRGGRIHVSSPSGVNRMRRPEVVGHRVKAEVVEVDGVPVECPLDTVIHLATMLSVPELVVAIDWLLHPANRMSVSKAALVERLEHFRGARGLGRLRAAIALARVGAESPRESELRLLLVRHGLPEPHLNLDVRDDAGVFVARVDMAWPDLRIAVEYDGEQHRVDARQFARDIDRLADLERVGWIVVRVTKEHLRRPMSDVLPRVREAFARRGVVIPAV, encoded by the coding sequence ATGCACGAGCCCTTCTCGGTCCGATCCGGCTACGACCGCGGCCTCACGCGCGGATCCATGCGTGGCCCAGCCTTCTCGACGCCGGTGCGCGGCACCCGCATCGCCGCGTCGCTCGCGATCGACCACGGTGTCCTCGTCACGGCACTCCTCGAGCTCGCACGGACGGACCAGTTCCTCTCGCACGTCACCGCTGCGGCCATCCACGGCATTCCGCTGCCTGCACGACTGCGCGGTGGTCGCATCCATGTCTCGTCACCCAGCGGCGTCAATCGCATGCGTCGCCCGGAGGTCGTCGGGCACCGCGTGAAGGCCGAGGTCGTCGAGGTGGACGGGGTCCCCGTCGAATGCCCGCTCGACACCGTCATCCATCTCGCGACGATGCTGAGCGTGCCGGAGCTCGTCGTCGCGATCGACTGGCTGCTCCATCCCGCGAACCGGATGTCGGTCTCGAAGGCCGCGTTGGTCGAGCGCCTCGAGCACTTCCGGGGCGCACGCGGCCTCGGTCGGCTCCGCGCGGCGATCGCGCTCGCGCGCGTCGGCGCCGAGTCGCCGCGCGAGAGCGAGCTGCGGCTCCTCCTGGTGCGTCACGGGCTCCCTGAGCCCCACTTGAACCTCGACGTGCGCGACGACGCGGGGGTCTTCGTCGCCCGCGTCGACATGGCCTGGCCCGATCTGCGCATCGCCGTGGAGTACGACGGAGAGCAGCACCGAGTCGATGCAAGGCAGTTCGCCCGCGACATCGACCGACTCGCCGACCTCGAGCGCGTCGGGTGGATCGTGGTCCGAGTCACGAAGGAGCACCTGCGACGGCCGATGTCCGACGTGCTTCCGCGCGTACGCGAGGCCTTCGCGCGACGCGGGGTCGTCATCCCTGCCGTGTGA
- a CDS encoding M50 family metallopeptidase, whose amino-acid sequence MDSVLLYILGVVILVIGLAVSIALHEVGHLVPAKRFGVRVGQYMIGFGPTLFSRRRGETEYGVKAIPLGGYISMAGMFPPRRAGEAGRTASTGFFDTLVQDARDVSAETVEEAGEERTFYRLPVWKRIVIMLGGPFMNLVLAFVLYAIVLCGFGVAQPGTTIASLSECVIPASQERSDCTASDPAAPAVAAGIEPGDVIVAIDGRPVDSWADVQAGIRDDAGQQLTFTVERDGADVDLQVTPIATERYVTDADGEVVEVDGQPQVETVGFIGIGPQYEIVQQPITEVPVAVADNVARVAQVIVTLPVRLVEVAQAAFGGGERDPEGPISVVGVGRIAGEIASLDQVPIAERASSMLGILASLNVALFVFNLVPLMPLDGGHVLGAVLEAIRRGFARMRGRPDPGPIDTARWVPVTLAVTVVLGLMSALLIYADIINPISILP is encoded by the coding sequence ATGGACTCGGTCCTGCTCTACATCCTCGGCGTCGTCATCCTCGTGATCGGCCTCGCCGTGTCGATCGCGCTCCACGAGGTGGGCCACCTCGTGCCGGCGAAGCGCTTCGGCGTGCGCGTCGGGCAGTACATGATCGGCTTCGGGCCGACGCTCTTCTCGCGCCGCAGGGGCGAGACCGAGTACGGCGTGAAGGCCATCCCGCTCGGCGGCTACATCTCGATGGCCGGCATGTTCCCGCCGCGGCGTGCGGGCGAGGCCGGGCGCACCGCATCCACGGGCTTCTTCGACACGCTCGTGCAGGATGCGCGCGACGTGTCGGCGGAGACGGTCGAGGAGGCGGGGGAGGAGCGCACCTTCTACCGCCTGCCGGTGTGGAAGCGCATCGTCATCATGCTCGGCGGGCCGTTCATGAACCTCGTGCTCGCGTTCGTGCTCTACGCGATCGTGCTGTGCGGGTTCGGCGTCGCGCAGCCGGGCACGACCATCGCGTCGCTGTCGGAGTGCGTGATCCCGGCGAGCCAGGAGCGCAGCGACTGCACGGCATCCGACCCGGCGGCGCCGGCCGTCGCCGCGGGCATCGAGCCCGGCGACGTCATCGTCGCGATCGACGGACGACCGGTCGACTCGTGGGCGGACGTGCAGGCCGGCATCCGCGACGACGCCGGGCAGCAGCTCACGTTCACGGTCGAGCGCGACGGCGCCGACGTCGACCTGCAGGTGACGCCGATCGCGACCGAGCGCTACGTCACGGACGCCGACGGGGAGGTCGTGGAGGTCGACGGGCAGCCGCAGGTCGAGACGGTCGGCTTCATCGGCATCGGGCCGCAGTACGAGATCGTGCAGCAGCCGATCACGGAGGTGCCGGTCGCCGTCGCGGACAACGTCGCACGCGTCGCGCAGGTGATCGTGACGCTGCCGGTTCGGCTGGTGGAGGTGGCGCAGGCGGCGTTCGGCGGCGGCGAGCGCGACCCCGAGGGCCCGATCTCCGTCGTGGGCGTCGGTCGCATCGCCGGCGAGATCGCCTCGCTCGACCAGGTGCCGATCGCCGAGCGCGCGTCGTCGATGCTCGGCATCCTCGCGTCGCTCAACGTCGCGCTGTTCGTCTTCAACCTCGTGCCGCTCATGCCGCTCGACGGCGGCCACGTGCTCGGCGCGGTGCTCGAGGCGATCCGGCGCGGGTTCGCGCGGATGCGCGGCCGACCGGATCCCGGACCGATCGACACGGCCCGCTGGGTCCCGGTGACGCTCGCGGTCACGGTGGTGCTCGGTCTCATGAGCGCCCTGCTCATCTACGCCGACATCATCAACCCGATCTCGATCCTCCCCTGA
- a CDS encoding peptidase M23, with translation MPTASRARSRASARGRGSGARRRPASRSAAARARLAAQERRRVGIATGIVAAATVAIAVLAWVLQPRIEPWEQTATVSGAVPSSVAGWDREQLTNAAIILQAGSDLGLSDRDRTIAVMAAMGESSLTVVDFGDQAGPDSRGLFQQRTGWGPYEVRMDAYGSAVLFYQALDDVAERDGMPPTLVAHTVQVNQDPYHYEPYWDDAVAVVAALDAAPIDVVVEPA, from the coding sequence ATGCCCACCGCGTCCCGAGCTCGCAGCCGCGCGTCGGCGCGCGGTCGTGGGTCCGGCGCCCGACGTCGTCCGGCATCCCGCTCCGCCGCCGCACGCGCGCGGCTCGCGGCACAGGAGCGGCGTCGCGTCGGCATCGCGACGGGCATCGTGGCAGCGGCGACGGTCGCGATCGCCGTGCTCGCGTGGGTGCTGCAGCCGCGCATCGAGCCGTGGGAGCAGACCGCGACGGTCTCGGGCGCCGTGCCCTCGAGCGTCGCCGGGTGGGACCGCGAGCAGCTCACGAACGCCGCCATCATCCTGCAGGCGGGCTCGGACCTCGGGCTGTCCGATCGCGACCGCACCATCGCGGTGATGGCGGCGATGGGCGAGTCGAGCCTCACCGTCGTCGACTTCGGCGATCAGGCCGGCCCCGACTCGCGAGGGCTGTTCCAGCAGCGCACCGGCTGGGGGCCGTACGAGGTGCGGATGGATGCGTACGGCTCGGCCGTGCTCTTCTACCAGGCGCTCGACGACGTCGCGGAGCGGGACGGCATGCCGCCGACGCTCGTGGCGCACACGGTGCAGGTGAACCAGGATCCCTACCACTACGAGCCGTACTGGGACGACGCGGTCGCCGTCGTCGCCGCGCTCGACGCAGCGCCGATCGACGTGGTGGTGGAGCCGGCCTGA
- a CDS encoding OsmC family protein, which produces MRHEYRVGVEWTGAGDVGTEGYRSYARDHVVRVASLPDILGSADPTFRGDRTRHNPEQLLVAALAQCHMLSYLHQAVTRGIVVTAYEDEALGVMTTQGTGGAFDRVLLRPRVTVRDADMAAVALEAHVQASKDCFIASSVAFPVDHAPSIWHDGMLVAGEAPGADARA; this is translated from the coding sequence ATGCGCCATGAGTACCGCGTCGGGGTCGAGTGGACGGGCGCCGGCGACGTCGGCACCGAGGGCTACCGGTCGTACGCGCGCGACCACGTCGTGCGGGTCGCGAGCCTGCCCGACATCCTCGGCTCCGCCGATCCGACCTTCCGCGGCGACCGCACGCGCCACAACCCGGAGCAGCTGCTCGTCGCGGCGCTCGCGCAGTGCCACATGCTGTCGTACCTGCACCAGGCGGTGACGCGCGGCATCGTCGTGACCGCGTACGAGGACGAGGCGCTCGGCGTCATGACGACCCAGGGGACGGGCGGCGCGTTCGACCGCGTGCTGCTGCGGCCGCGCGTCACGGTGCGGGACGCCGACATGGCCGCCGTGGCGCTCGAGGCGCACGTGCAGGCGTCGAAGGACTGCTTCATCGCGTCGTCGGTCGCCTTCCCCGTCGACCACGCTCCCAGCATCTGGCACGACGGGATGCTCGTCGCCGGCGAGGCACCAGGGGCCGACGCGCGGGCGTGA
- a CDS encoding aminotransferase class III-fold pyridoxal phosphate-dependent enzyme, protein MTDVLAPQSRSVTTPIPGPRSQELLARKAKVVPQGVPHQLPVFIASAHDAIITDVDGNRFIDLGCGIGVTTVGHTNDQVVAAVQEQVARLTHSLFGTTPYESYVRVAELLAELTPGDFEKRSFFVNSGSEAVENGVKIARRYTRRRAVAVLEHGYHGRTNLTMTMNFKPAPYATGMGPLASDIFHAPGSYPLRDGLDGAAAAKRTIWYLEKHVGVEDLACLVVEPIQGEGGFIVPADGYLPAMQEWCTANGVVMIADEVQSGVCRTGRTFASEHFGWVPDLVLSAKGIAGGMPLAGVTGRAEIMDAVHTGGIGGTFGGNPVSCAAAVAVLEQIESADLNGKAQRIESVLRPLLEGLQAKHDVIAEVRGRGAMLAIELVDPATGDPVPSAPISKAAGEQGVLVLTAGTDYNVLRFLPSLAITDAQLEDAIAVIDEAFSAL, encoded by the coding sequence ATGACCGACGTGCTCGCGCCCCAGTCCCGCTCCGTCACGACCCCCATCCCGGGTCCGCGCAGCCAGGAGCTGCTCGCACGCAAGGCGAAGGTGGTGCCGCAGGGCGTGCCGCACCAGCTGCCCGTCTTCATCGCCTCGGCGCACGACGCGATCATCACCGACGTCGACGGCAACCGGTTCATCGACCTCGGCTGCGGCATCGGCGTCACGACGGTCGGCCACACGAACGACCAGGTCGTCGCGGCCGTGCAGGAGCAGGTCGCGCGCCTCACGCACTCGCTGTTCGGCACGACGCCGTACGAGTCGTACGTGCGCGTCGCCGAGCTGCTCGCGGAGCTCACGCCCGGCGACTTCGAGAAGCGGTCGTTCTTCGTGAACTCGGGCTCGGAGGCCGTCGAGAACGGCGTCAAGATCGCGCGCCGGTACACGCGCCGCCGCGCCGTCGCGGTGCTCGAGCACGGCTACCACGGCCGCACGAACCTCACCATGACGATGAACTTCAAGCCGGCGCCGTACGCGACGGGCATGGGCCCGCTCGCGTCCGACATCTTCCACGCGCCCGGCTCCTACCCGCTGCGCGACGGCCTCGACGGCGCCGCCGCGGCGAAGCGCACCATCTGGTACCTCGAGAAGCACGTGGGCGTCGAGGACCTCGCGTGCCTCGTCGTCGAGCCCATCCAGGGCGAGGGCGGCTTCATCGTGCCCGCCGACGGCTACCTTCCCGCCATGCAGGAGTGGTGCACCGCGAACGGCGTCGTGATGATCGCCGACGAGGTGCAGTCGGGCGTGTGCCGCACGGGCCGCACGTTCGCCTCCGAGCACTTCGGCTGGGTGCCCGACCTCGTGCTGTCGGCCAAGGGCATCGCGGGCGGCATGCCGCTCGCGGGCGTCACGGGTCGCGCCGAGATCATGGATGCGGTGCACACGGGCGGCATCGGCGGCACCTTCGGCGGCAACCCCGTCTCGTGCGCCGCAGCTGTCGCGGTGCTCGAGCAGATCGAGTCGGCGGACCTCAACGGCAAGGCGCAGCGCATCGAGTCGGTGCTGCGGCCGCTGCTCGAGGGCCTGCAGGCGAAGCACGACGTGATCGCCGAGGTGCGCGGTCGCGGCGCGATGCTCGCGATCGAGCTCGTCGACCCCGCGACGGGCGATCCCGTGCCGTCGGCCCCCATCTCGAAGGCGGCGGGCGAGCAGGGCGTGCTCGTGCTCACCGCCGGCACCGACTACAACGTGCTGCGCTTCCTGCCGAGCCTCGCGATCACCGATGCGCAGCTCGAGGACGCCATCGCGGTCATCGACGAGGCGTTCTCGGCGCTCTGA